tgtattaaaatggaattctgaggtaggttttgttttgttttctattctattgcatttgaTTTCAGCGAGTCAACATGGCAGCTCCTTCGTtacgaaatgtcaattttgaatttgacggtagcttacgagaaaatatgtaaattaaaaatcggaaatattgggtttgagaattaaacatatttttccaGCGGTTATTAACGAAATAATCAATGCAAGCTAAATATTTATGagaatatttgagctttatctaacaaggagtaaaaaagaacagcttCACACACGGCATACCCATCTCTCGCTTCAGTATTTGAATGAacttatttgtcctattagaatcgaaataattcatggaagccatagatttgttgttaatttacacatggcctgggccgtgatattcgttaattttatccctcgctaacgctcaggataaaattcgaatatcacggcccagaccatgtgtaaatttccaacaaatctatggctttcatgaattatttcttaattagaaCACCGTTTGTGAATCAATCCactctgaaaactaaaataaTGGACAGAAGGACGAAAAAGTTATAGGCTAGATAAACGTGGATTAAGATGAGATTGGAATAGCGAAAATGACTGCTTTTAGATAAACTGTTCCCAGGTTTCAATCACTTTTCAGTAAAggaacaagtttttttttgtgagacAAATCATAACCTTTACTAATAAGGACATAGTATATAAAAAGTTATACTATCTTCAGACATGCATTAATGCTGCAGACTTCATTTCTTTTTCAGATGAGTCAAATTTATCCTGATGTACAGACCATATACCCATAAGCAGATTTGCTGGAAAAAACGGCCCAGGAAGATATTTGTAGTTCTACTATTTTTGCAGTTGTGTTGTTTCTCTCTACTTTTCTGGAATATTAATATCCCGTACACAATTTGTATGAAAGGTGGcgatacatttgtaaataatgtATCTATGAATAATATTACTGGGTTGGCTTACTTAAAAAGGATAAATAAGACACTTGTGTTAACTAGACCTTCGTCACACATAAATCCTCATGACTTTGGATACATTATTTTAGAAAAAgatcaatgtaaaacaaacaaaagtctGTATTTCTAGCCGTGATTGTCTGTGCTGCTGCGGAAAATTTCAGACAACGAATAACAATTCGGAAAACTTGGGGATCTGTTGCAAAGACGAACAAAGAAATAGCACTGGTATTTATGCTTGGAAAGACGTCAGATTCAAATGTTCAACAGGAAATACTTAATGAAAGCAACCTTTATCATGACATTATTCAGGAGGATTTTGTAGATTCTTATAGAAATTTGACGTATAAATCCGTCGCCATGTTGAAATGGTCATATACATATTGCCCGTCTGCTCAATATGTATTAAAAGCTGATGACGATATGTTTgtaaatttagaatatttattaAACGTTTTAAAGCACAAACGTTTAAAAGAAACTGTGATTGGATTGAAAGTTACAGGCGCAAGACCCAATCAAgacaagagttcaaaatggtacGCACCGAAAGAATTATTCAACGGAACTGTGTATCCACCATATTGTAGTGGAACGTCATATGTGATTTCAGGTGATTCAGTAAAAAAGTTGTACAGTGCAAGTTTAGATAcgccttatttttatatagaggATGTTTTTATCACCGGAATATGTAGAACAAGggcaaatattaaaataagcaACGACCAAGGTTTTATTGGTCATAAACCAACGGCTTCGGGGTGTTTTTTTTAGAAGTAGAATAACTGGACATGGATATAATGAAaatgaattaagaaaaatatgGACTGAATTAAAGGATAGTTCAATATCATGTACTCTTAGTCATGTCAATACTAAGGCTGTTTTGAAAAAGAGTTGAAAGAAGAGCTGTTATATTTactttataacaatttttatttaCGGAATTACAATCATATGAAGAAGAACAGTTCGACTCTCAGAATTTTAAAGGTTAACCCCATATTAGAACAATTCTATATCCTTaagatatgtttatatatttttttatttgccaaatatttcacttttttataGTTACTCAAACAATGGGTACAATTGAGTCATTATTTTATCGCTTCGCTTATAAAATTTGGTACGTCATCATTTTATTTCTAATCACGTTTACCCTGCCTCTAAAAAAGaactttgttttatatgtttacaagtgtggacacatatcagtgtggatagtatgtttgagtgtttgaaagaaattgtttctcatattagaaattattatacctcagttatcattttctatataaaacaaatgtggacacagatgagtgtggatagcatgtttggatgtttgacagtgtcttatgacaaaagggagttctatgttttcctatatggtgttattaactgttgcacgatgacaaccaacctgagcattaggagtat
The window above is part of the Mytilus galloprovincialis chromosome 4, xbMytGall1.hap1.1, whole genome shotgun sequence genome. Proteins encoded here:
- the LOC143073740 gene encoding beta-1,3-galactosyltransferase 1-like, which produces KQKSVFLAVIVCAAAENFRQRITIRKTWGSVAKTNKEIALVFMLGKTSDSNVQQEILNESNLYHDIIQEDFVDSYRNLTYKSVAMLKWSYTYCPSAQYVLKADDDMFVNLEYLLNVLKHKRLKETVIGLKVTGARPNQDKSSKWYAPKELFNGTVYPPYCSGTSYVISGDSVKKLYSASLDTPYFYIEDVFITGICRTRANIKISNDQGFIGHKPTASGCFF